From Romeriopsis navalis LEGE 11480, a single genomic window includes:
- a CDS encoding GNAT family N-acetyltransferase, translated as MSQDCRNVRLRDRREDVDFDQLQALCEQAAFWARDRRRADLEIAIANSNPVITAWDDDLMMGFARATSDGVYRATIWDVVVHPDYQGGGIGRKLVETILSHPQIARVERVYLMTTNQQRFYEKIGFEPNGTTTMVLHYKSLDMPSGGMMPEVECDIGHL; from the coding sequence TTGAGCCAGGATTGCCGCAATGTTCGATTACGCGATCGCCGAGAAGATGTTGATTTTGATCAACTTCAGGCCCTGTGTGAACAAGCCGCTTTCTGGGCTCGGGACCGTCGCCGCGCCGATTTAGAAATCGCGATCGCCAATAGCAATCCGGTCATTACGGCCTGGGATGATGACTTGATGATGGGCTTTGCCCGTGCCACCTCCGATGGCGTCTACCGGGCGACGATCTGGGATGTGGTGGTTCATCCGGATTATCAAGGCGGGGGGATTGGCCGCAAACTGGTGGAAACAATTCTCAGTCACCCCCAGATTGCGCGGGTCGAGCGAGTTTACCTAATGACGACCAATCAGCAGCGCTTCTACGAAAAGATCGGGTTTGAACCGAATGGCACTACCACCATGGTGTTGCATTATAAATCCCTGGATATGCCTAGTGGCGGGATGATGCCAGAAGTTGAATGTGACATTGGCCATCTCTAG
- a CDS encoding FIST signal transduction protein, protein MLQVVVGHSTDIDSDAAIAEVLEQCQAQLPGHSPQAGLLFAAIDFEHDLILDAIQQAFPGIALIGCTTDGEVSSVDGFQEDSLSLMLFCADGITIRAGCGRGLSTDPAAAAQQAVSRLDNAQLGPAKLCITLPDGIETGTEPALRQLQQLLPAGLPIVGGRAADQFRFEQTYQFFQGEVLQNSLPVLLFYGDLQVAHGVASGWQPLSAKALVTKSDGSIVHEIDGQPATDFFRRYLNDRPITGEYPLAVFEDAASDRFYLRAANQLADVPGSILFMGEVPEQSTVQLTHATSDQIISAAQTSIEQAVNDYPGCQPSAVLLFSCAARRWLLGNRAAAEYELLHQSLGREIPTIGFYANGEIGPLRRDHDTFCHQETLVTVLLGVE, encoded by the coding sequence ATGTTGCAGGTAGTGGTCGGGCATAGTACGGATATTGACTCGGATGCGGCAATTGCCGAAGTGCTGGAACAGTGTCAGGCACAATTGCCAGGACATTCGCCCCAAGCGGGACTGCTATTTGCGGCGATCGACTTTGAACATGATTTAATTCTCGATGCGATTCAGCAGGCTTTTCCAGGCATTGCCCTGATTGGCTGTACGACCGATGGCGAAGTCTCATCGGTGGATGGCTTCCAGGAAGATTCGCTGAGCTTGATGCTGTTTTGCGCCGACGGCATCACCATTCGTGCTGGATGCGGCCGCGGTCTCTCAACTGATCCGGCGGCGGCGGCCCAGCAAGCGGTGAGCCGTTTGGATAACGCGCAATTGGGCCCAGCCAAACTGTGTATTACCTTGCCCGATGGCATTGAAACAGGTACGGAGCCGGCTTTGCGTCAACTCCAGCAGCTGTTACCCGCCGGTCTGCCGATCGTTGGGGGACGGGCTGCTGATCAATTTCGATTTGAGCAAACATACCAATTTTTCCAAGGCGAAGTTCTGCAAAATAGTTTGCCAGTTTTATTGTTCTACGGTGATTTGCAGGTAGCCCACGGGGTCGCCAGTGGTTGGCAGCCCCTCAGTGCGAAGGCGCTGGTGACAAAATCCGATGGGTCGATCGTTCACGAAATCGATGGTCAACCCGCCACCGATTTCTTCCGACGCTATCTCAACGATCGGCCGATTACCGGGGAATATCCCCTAGCGGTGTTTGAAGATGCCGCGAGCGATCGGTTTTACCTGCGGGCGGCGAATCAATTAGCCGATGTCCCGGGTAGCATTTTATTTATGGGTGAAGTGCCCGAACAAAGCACCGTTCAACTGACCCACGCGACCAGTGATCAAATTATTAGTGCGGCCCAGACCTCGATCGAACAAGCCGTCAACGATTACCCAGGCTGTCAACCCAGTGCCGTATTGCTGTTTTCCTGTGCGGCCCGCCGCTGGCTCCTCGGCAATCGTGCCGCCGCCGAATATGAGCTTTTGCATCAATCCCTCGGCCGTGAAATTCCGACGATCGGATTTTATGCCAACGGGGAGATTGGGCCGTTGCGCCGCGATCACGATACGTTTTGCCATCAAGAAACCCTCGTTACCGTGCTGTTAGGAGTGGAGTAG
- a CDS encoding sensor histidine kinase yields the protein MTQPPDDADRVQALEKENRRLQKQLTRANRNLDRFHRSREHAEALLGNIIAELKTSQTTLELRSQELEQALSELQTMQSRLIMSEKMSALGELVAGVAHEINNPVSFIYGNVNHARGYMADLLTILKTYRTAYPQPVAAIQDCLEDIDLEFVSDDFPKVMDSMQTGAERIKEIVLSLKTFSHMDQTECKVIDLHTGLDSTLVILASRLKGNPPRPTIMVNQQYGSLPPIHCYAGQINQVFMNILSNAIDALEASATPAPMITIVTAYEDEQAVITIRDNGPGMPAAVQEKVFNPFFTTKEVGQGTGMGMSISYQIIVDKHQGQLTCESGPDQGTEFTIRLPYQASSTNVRPREA from the coding sequence ATGACGCAGCCCCCCGATGATGCAGACCGGGTGCAAGCCCTGGAAAAGGAAAACCGGCGGTTGCAAAAGCAACTGACTCGGGCAAATCGTAATCTCGATCGGTTCCACCGCAGTCGTGAGCATGCCGAAGCCCTATTGGGCAATATCATCGCCGAACTGAAAACCTCTCAAACCACCCTCGAACTGCGCAGTCAAGAACTGGAGCAGGCACTCAGTGAATTGCAAACGATGCAGTCGCGGCTGATCATGAGTGAAAAGATGTCGGCCTTAGGCGAGCTGGTGGCTGGGGTCGCCCATGAAATCAATAATCCCGTCAGCTTTATCTACGGCAATGTGAATCATGCACGGGGCTATATGGCGGATTTACTGACCATACTCAAAACCTACCGAACGGCATACCCCCAGCCGGTGGCCGCAATTCAAGATTGTCTTGAGGACATCGATCTAGAATTTGTGAGTGACGACTTCCCCAAGGTGATGGACTCGATGCAAACGGGGGCTGAGCGGATTAAAGAAATCGTCTTGTCCTTGAAAACCTTTTCGCATATGGATCAAACCGAGTGCAAAGTGATCGATCTCCATACGGGACTCGATAGCACTTTGGTGATTTTAGCGAGTCGGCTGAAGGGCAATCCGCCCCGACCGACGATTATGGTCAATCAGCAATATGGCAGCTTGCCACCGATCCATTGCTATGCGGGCCAGATCAACCAAGTATTTATGAATATTCTGTCCAATGCGATCGATGCATTAGAAGCCAGCGCCACGCCCGCACCAATGATTACGATCGTCACCGCTTATGAGGATGAGCAGGCGGTGATCACCATTCGGGATAATGGCCCGGGGATGCCCGCTGCGGTGCAGGAGAAAGTATTCAATCCCTTTTTCACAACGAAAGAAGTCGGGCAAGGGACCGGCATGGGGATGTCTATTAGCTACCAAATCATCGTGGACAAACACCAGGGCCAACTTACCTGCGAATCTGGCCCCGATCAAGGTACCGAATTCACGATCCGACTACCGTACCAGGCCAGTTCCACGAACGTGCGGCCCCGCGAGGCTTAA
- the glsA gene encoding glutaminase A — MTEQFPLGQLAQAAPAQLVQWMAEVQPLVGLGHLPQYVPELAQVNPETLALAVQPAQAKLIGLGDVSCRFSLMSLMKPFLLLFVLEEQGADIVFDRVGMLPSDQSFHSLKQLAADRGHPRNPMLNSGALSLVELLPGRNGTERCRVFCQWLQQKSGIALTVDQTMLASVRELPNDTNRALAQMLKNAGSISSMAKALDTYNQICCLAVTVSALAQLGLLLAVRQDCIQRRSQRIVNALMLTSGVYEVSGEWALRMGLPIKSGVSGGILAIVPGEGTIALYSPAIDDAGNSVAGACLLEKIIQNFDLSLF; from the coding sequence TTGACTGAACAATTCCCCCTTGGACAACTGGCTCAGGCCGCGCCCGCCCAATTGGTGCAATGGATGGCCGAAGTGCAGCCACTGGTGGGGTTAGGTCATTTGCCACAATATGTGCCGGAATTAGCGCAGGTAAATCCCGAGACCTTAGCCTTGGCAGTCCAGCCAGCACAGGCCAAGCTGATCGGCTTGGGGGATGTGAGCTGTCGCTTCAGTCTGATGAGTTTGATGAAGCCGTTTTTGCTGCTGTTTGTGCTAGAGGAGCAGGGGGCCGACATCGTCTTCGATCGTGTCGGCATGTTACCGTCCGATCAGTCCTTCCATTCATTGAAGCAGTTGGCCGCCGATCGCGGCCACCCCCGGAATCCCATGCTCAATAGTGGGGCACTGTCCCTGGTGGAGCTGTTACCCGGTCGCAATGGAACGGAACGCTGTCGGGTTTTCTGCCAATGGCTCCAGCAGAAATCGGGGATTGCGCTGACGGTTGATCAGACTATGTTAGCTTCCGTCCGCGAACTACCAAATGATACGAACCGTGCGTTGGCCCAAATGCTGAAAAATGCCGGGTCGATTAGCAGCATGGCCAAGGCGCTGGATACCTATAACCAAATTTGCTGTCTGGCGGTAACGGTCAGCGCCTTGGCTCAGCTCGGACTGCTCCTCGCGGTGCGCCAAGACTGTATACAACGCCGATCACAGCGCATTGTAAATGCGCTGATGCTGACTAGTGGCGTCTATGAAGTCTCCGGGGAATGGGCGTTGCGGATGGGGTTGCCAATTAAATCTGGGGTCAGTGGTGGCATTTTGGCGATCGTGCCAGGCGAAGGGACAATCGCACTGTATTCGCCCGCAATTGACGATGCGGGCAATTCCGTTGCGGGGGCCTGTTTATTGGAAAAAATTATTCAGAACTTTGATCTCAGCCTATTTTAA
- a CDS encoding diheme cytochrome C, with protein sequence MTKLFPRRRRHRSFRTILMVVLCLCCGWGFAQGIAPVTAQVSPPVVVEPTTVGTVDPVLSRYQRGQTLYLKNCASCHIALPPAVLPRQTWLNLIQDQEHYGAKLPDIRRFDRQQIGRYLRYYSRPLRTDETVPYRVTRARHFKALHPQVKLPRKVTMETCASCHPKADVFNFRAWNAE encoded by the coding sequence ATGACAAAATTATTCCCGCGTCGCCGCCGTCATCGATCATTTCGCACGATTCTTATGGTCGTACTCTGTCTTTGTTGTGGTTGGGGCTTCGCCCAGGGAATTGCGCCAGTCACGGCCCAAGTGAGTCCACCGGTGGTGGTTGAACCGACGACAGTCGGGACAGTTGATCCAGTGCTAAGTCGCTATCAGCGCGGCCAAACGCTCTATCTCAAGAACTGCGCATCCTGCCATATTGCGCTGCCACCGGCGGTATTGCCGCGCCAAACCTGGCTGAATCTGATTCAGGATCAAGAGCATTACGGGGCCAAACTACCGGATATCCGTCGCTTCGATCGTCAACAAATCGGGCGCTATCTGCGTTACTACTCGCGGCCACTGCGGACAGATGAAACCGTGCCCTATCGCGTCACCCGTGCCCGCCACTTCAAAGCCCTGCATCCGCAAGTCAAATTGCCCCGGAAAGTGACGATGGAAACCTGTGCTAGTTGTCACCCCAAAGCCGATGTGTTTAACTTCCGGGCGTGGAACGCCGAGTAA